In Trichocoleus desertorum ATA4-8-CV12, one genomic interval encodes:
- a CDS encoding peptidoglycan-binding protein gives MSGLSGVALISPTVAKDCCDRETFLSSLSGEAQFINTVPQPGYPVLLATAYTDLSLPTLRRGDRGRSVQQLQKILSDNGFLGAAGVRLGNPQGAVVDGVFGPITESAVRDLQQRYKVPVTGQANPRTWEVLDMYENPYRSPLPWKL, from the coding sequence ATGTCAGGGCTGAGCGGAGTGGCGCTGATTAGTCCAACGGTGGCGAAGGACTGCTGCGATCGCGAAACCTTTCTCTCATCTCTCTCAGGAGAAGCACAGTTCATAAACACAGTTCCACAGCCAGGATATCCGGTTTTGCTTGCCACAGCTTATACCGATTTATCCCTACCCACTCTACGTCGTGGAGATCGAGGTAGAAGCGTTCAACAGTTGCAAAAAATTCTCTCGGACAATGGTTTTCTCGGTGCCGCAGGAGTCCGATTAGGCAACCCGCAGGGTGCAGTTGTAGACGGAGTATTTGGCCCCATCACAGAATCAGCAGTGAGAGATTTGCAACAACGGTACAAAGTTCCTGTGACAGGGCAAGCAAATCCTCGTACCTGGGAAGTGTTGGATATGTATGAAAATCCTTATCGATCGCCCCTTCCTTGGAAATTGTAA
- a CDS encoding response regulator transcription factor yields the protein MSQSAAIRVLLVDDHAIVQQGLAAIINEESDMTVIGQAKDGGEAIALFRQAQPDVTLMDLRMPQMGGVEAITTICTEFNTARIIVLTTYDGDEDIYRGLRAGSKGYLLKDCKPNELRTAIRTVHEGLQYIPPHVGAKLAQRMTNPELTDRELQVLQLVAQGMSNLEIGAALNITESTVKSNINRILSKLGAKDRTQATIIALKRGIASL from the coding sequence ATGAGTCAATCAGCAGCTATTCGGGTTTTGCTTGTAGATGATCATGCGATTGTTCAGCAAGGACTAGCGGCCATCATCAATGAAGAGTCGGATATGACTGTGATTGGTCAGGCTAAAGACGGAGGTGAGGCGATCGCATTATTCCGTCAAGCACAACCAGACGTGACTCTAATGGATTTACGGATGCCCCAGATGGGAGGCGTTGAAGCAATTACGACAATTTGTACTGAATTCAACACGGCTCGGATCATTGTGTTAACAACATACGATGGGGATGAGGACATATATCGGGGATTGCGGGCAGGATCAAAGGGCTATTTGCTCAAAGACTGTAAACCCAATGAACTAAGAACTGCGATTCGTACGGTTCACGAGGGGCTGCAATATATTCCCCCTCACGTTGGTGCTAAGTTAGCACAACGAATGACCAATCCAGAGTTGACCGATCGCGAATTACAGGTGCTTCAGTTGGTCGCTCAGGGGATGAGCAATCTGGAGATCGGTGCTGCTTTGAATATTACTGAAAGCACGGTCAAATCCAACATCAACCGCATTCTCAGCAAGTTAGGTGCTAAAGACCGCACTCAGGCCACCATCATTGCCTTAAAGCGAGGGATTGCTAGTTTGTGA